GCGTCGCATCATCCATGTATGCAGGCCTTCTTGCTGCAAAGACTGCATCAAGGGCGTTGTTCTCAGACGATACGACCGTACGGGCCCTTTGGCCTTACTCGGCCGAATACCAGACGACAAGGGGCAGGCTGCTGGCGGCCTATGACGTTACAAGGCTTACCATCGACATGTTCAAGGAAAATGATGTAGCCGACATGATGGAATCCGGGCTCCTTAATAAAGAGGATATTGTGAACGGACTGCTTATTTCAGACCCTCTAATATCACCTGCCACGCTTCCTGAAAGGATAATGGGCATGGCAAGACATCCGCGCTTTATACCGGTGCTTGCCGGAATGGGAATGACGCTCAATTCCGTCCTGTCGCACTACAAAAAATACCCGAATGAATATGACCCTGCCGCATTTAATTCATGGCGGCGCAGGAAAAAGACACTGTTTAGCCGCCTGCAGGGATAAGGAAGCTGAAAAGTTTAATGGCTCAATAGCTCGACAGCTATACACAGGGAGAAGATAATGATGAAAAAACTTGCAGTTCTCGTAATGATGGCAATGTTTATGGCGGCCTGCGCACCGCGATATACGATAAACCATGATTATCCGAAAGAGCCTTTGAGTTTTCCTAAAGACCAGGCAGCCCATTACGACGCGCAGACCGAGTGGTGGTACTACACCGGTCATTTCTTTGATGAAGACAGGAACGAATATGGTTTCGAACTCACTTTTTTCAAGAGGGTGATGAGCGACGACAAGTCTGTTATTTTTAAATTTCCCGCCTACTGGATCAAGGATATAGGAATGGTCGGCCATTTTGCCATAACCGACGTTAACGGTAAAAAATTCAAATTTGCGCAGAAGACGAATCTTTGCTCTGGATGGAAGGCAGAAAAGGATCGTTACGAGGTTTCCATAGGAGACTGGTCAGTCAGGGAAGAAGACGGGATACACAAGCTCAAGGCAAACATGAGAGGTTATGAGATCGATCTGGAATTGAAGCCTCTGAAAGACCCCGTTCCGAACGGACCCGGCGGGATTGTCGCAAAGGGCAGCGGCTACGGCAATTATTACTATTCGATAACCAGGATCGAAGTAAGCGGTACGCTTAAGGCAGGCGGCAAGACCCTTAAAGTACACGGTGTTTCCTGGATGGACCATGAATACGGTATCATGAAGGTTGCCCCCGGTGTCAAAGGCTGGGACTGGTTCAGTCTTCAGCTCAATGACGGGACCGACATAATGATTTACATGATAAAGGATAAAAACGAGATTGTGAAGGAATCGAGCTGTACAATAGTAAACGCCTCAGGAGAATACAATTGGTTGACTCTCTCCGATATCGAAGTCAAAGACATATCGACATGGAAGAGTCCCAATACCGGTGGTGAGTATCCTTCCCGGTGGGAAATCCGTATAAAGCCGCTCGATCTTACTCTTAACGTGGTTCCGGTAATGAATGACCAGGAGATGAGGCTGCCGCCCATCGATTACTGGGAAGGGGCAGTTAATTTAAAGGGCACAAGGGAAGGTTCCCCGGTTCTTGGAAAGGGATATGTCGAGCTTGTCGGTTATTCCAGGAATAAAAGGCCCGGCACACAGAATCTTGAATGAACACTTATAGTGATTCTTCGACCGATTTGATAAGCCCGAATTTTCTCAGCTCTTCCAGTATTTTTTTCTGTTCCACCGGTTTATACAGATACAGGTTTGCACCGCCTCTGTAACATGCCTCAAATATGTATGCCGGGTTTACGACAGCGGTAATGACGATAATCTTTACGGAATCCGCCACGAGCACGCCCATTTCGCGTTCTATTTTGCGCATCATTTTGATGGCGTCGATTCCGCCAATCCTCGGCAGCATCAGGTCTATGCAGACAAGGTCGTAAGGCTTGCCCAGTTCGAGTGCAAGGGTGAAGGCCTTAACACAGTCCATGCCGTCTTCCGCGGAATCGCAGTAGCCATAATTTTCAAGAATTCGCTCGAGGGCGAGCCTTGATGTCATGCTGACATCGGCCAGGAGGATCTTCAGTTTACCATTGCTGTCCGGCATGAATATAATATAGGGCCGATATCCTCAGTTGAAAGGGGTTAAGTATTATTTTTATTTTTTCCGATAACGAGCAAAGAAAGAAAACACAAAAGGATAATTTTATGGTGAGCTTTTCGCAGATAATAACCGGCTGGCAGCCTTTTTATTCCACGATTGCCGAAGCGGCGGCAACGCTCCTTGGGCTTCTTTTCGTAGCCGTTTCCCTAAACAGGGCGCACCTTGACCTTGAGGAAAATGCACACCTGATGTCGCTGGCCAGGCAGACGTTTGCCACATATCTCTTTATCCTTACATTTTCCATAACGGTGCTCATTCCCAAGCAGAGCGGAAAGGGTCTGGGAATTCCGCTGACCTGTATAGGTGTTTACGGGCTTTATCTTGTCCTTAGGGAGATGGCGTTGCATGTAAGAAAAATCAATGTTTCAGTATCATTAAAGCGCTACGGATGGTCACTGCTTGCATTCATCCTTATGATTTCCTCTTCGATCCATGTCATTGCCCATGAAGATTCCGGCAGCCTCTATCATATGGTATCGTCCATGTTCATGCTTCTTGTATCTGCAACAAAAAGCTCGTGGATACTTCTTGTCGAAATCAGATCGACAAAGACGGCATCCCATAATTAAACGAAATACGCTATTCGGAAAAGGGTGAGCCGTCATCGATTGATTTGAGGATTTCTGCGATTTC
This genomic window from Desulfomonilia bacterium contains:
- a CDS encoding lipocalin-like domain-containing protein; amino-acid sequence: MMKKLAVLVMMAMFMAACAPRYTINHDYPKEPLSFPKDQAAHYDAQTEWWYYTGHFFDEDRNEYGFELTFFKRVMSDDKSVIFKFPAYWIKDIGMVGHFAITDVNGKKFKFAQKTNLCSGWKAEKDRYEVSIGDWSVREEDGIHKLKANMRGYEIDLELKPLKDPVPNGPGGIVAKGSGYGNYYYSITRIEVSGTLKAGGKTLKVHGVSWMDHEYGIMKVAPGVKGWDWFSLQLNDGTDIMIYMIKDKNEIVKESSCTIVNASGEYNWLTLSDIEVKDISTWKSPNTGGEYPSRWEIRIKPLDLTLNVVPVMNDQEMRLPPIDYWEGAVNLKGTREGSPVLGKGYVELVGYSRNKRPGTQNLE
- a CDS encoding response regulator, translating into MPDSNGKLKILLADVSMTSRLALERILENYGYCDSAEDGMDCVKAFTLALELGKPYDLVCIDLMLPRIGGIDAIKMMRKIEREMGVLVADSVKIIVITAVVNPAYIFEACYRGGANLYLYKPVEQKKILEELRKFGLIKSVEESL